Proteins encoded by one window of Conger conger chromosome 1, fConCon1.1, whole genome shotgun sequence:
- the LOC133114544 gene encoding tubulin polymerization-promoting protein isoform X2: protein MAEFKVQMAKHPQQSPLRPPSENSKERSMKRLSSESNGTSEGGAGSATPVELTALEESFRRFAIHGDTRATGKDLHGKNWSKLCKDCGVIDGKSITLTDVDIVFTKVKNKSCRTITFDQFKEALAELARKRYKDKTGEEAAEEVFKLVEGKSPIISGVTRAVASPTVSRLTDTTKFTGSHKERFDESGRGKGKAGRVELVDKSGYVSGYKHAGSYEKKVKSPQKPM, encoded by the exons ATGGCGGAGTTTAAAGTCCAGATGGCGAAACACCCCCAGCAATCGCCCCTCCGTCCACCGAGCGAGAACTCCAAGGAGCGGTCGATGAAGAGGCTCTCCTCCGAGTCCAACGGAACCAgcgagggcggggcggggtccGCCACGCCCGTGGAGCTGACGGCGCTGGAGGAGTCCTTCCGGCGCTTCGCCATCCACGGGGACACGCGCGCCACCGGAAAGGATCTACACGGCAAGAACTGGTCCAAGCTGTGCAAGGACTGCGGCGTCATCGACGGGAAGTCCATCACGCTCACCGACGTCGACATCGTCTTCACCAAAGTCAA GAATAAATCCTGTCGCACCATTACATTTGACCAGTTCAAGGAGGCGCTTGCGGAGCTGGCCAGGAAACGATATAAGGACAAGACTGGAGAGGAGGCTGCGGAGGAGGTCTTCAAGCTGGTGGAGGGAAAATCGCCCATTATATCAGGAGTCACG AGAGCTGTTGCTTCACCGACCGTGTCGCGTCTGACAGACACCACCAAGTTCACCGGCTCCCATAAGGAGCGTTTCGACGAGTCGGGGAGAGGAAAGGGCAAGGCAGGGCGCGTAGAGCTGGTGGACAAATCCGGATATGTCTCTGGATACAAGCACGCCGGTTCGTATGAGAAGAAAGTTAAATCCCCACAAAAGCCAATGTGA
- the LOC133114544 gene encoding tubulin polymerization-promoting protein isoform X1 — protein sequence MGTVESSAKRKCKRPAVISKAGQTDVWTDTAGPHEMAEFKVQMAKHPQQSPLRPPSENSKERSMKRLSSESNGTSEGGAGSATPVELTALEESFRRFAIHGDTRATGKDLHGKNWSKLCKDCGVIDGKSITLTDVDIVFTKVKNKSCRTITFDQFKEALAELARKRYKDKTGEEAAEEVFKLVEGKSPIISGVTRAVASPTVSRLTDTTKFTGSHKERFDESGRGKGKAGRVELVDKSGYVSGYKHAGSYEKKVKSPQKPM from the exons ATGGGAACAGTTGAAAG CAGTGCAAAGAGAAAGTGTAAAAGACCAGCAGTGATCAGTAAGGCGGGACAAACAGACGTCTGGACAGATACAGCGGGGCCACA CGAAATGGCGGAGTTTAAAGTCCAGATGGCGAAACACCCCCAGCAATCGCCCCTCCGTCCACCGAGCGAGAACTCCAAGGAGCGGTCGATGAAGAGGCTCTCCTCCGAGTCCAACGGAACCAgcgagggcggggcggggtccGCCACGCCCGTGGAGCTGACGGCGCTGGAGGAGTCCTTCCGGCGCTTCGCCATCCACGGGGACACGCGCGCCACCGGAAAGGATCTACACGGCAAGAACTGGTCCAAGCTGTGCAAGGACTGCGGCGTCATCGACGGGAAGTCCATCACGCTCACCGACGTCGACATCGTCTTCACCAAAGTCAA GAATAAATCCTGTCGCACCATTACATTTGACCAGTTCAAGGAGGCGCTTGCGGAGCTGGCCAGGAAACGATATAAGGACAAGACTGGAGAGGAGGCTGCGGAGGAGGTCTTCAAGCTGGTGGAGGGAAAATCGCCCATTATATCAGGAGTCACG AGAGCTGTTGCTTCACCGACCGTGTCGCGTCTGACAGACACCACCAAGTTCACCGGCTCCCATAAGGAGCGTTTCGACGAGTCGGGGAGAGGAAAGGGCAAGGCAGGGCGCGTAGAGCTGGTGGACAAATCCGGATATGTCTCTGGATACAAGCACGCCGGTTCGTATGAGAAGAAAGTTAAATCCCCACAAAAGCCAATGTGA